The DNA window CCATGTAAGCGAAAAGCGATACGTGCAATCTTTTTCCAAGAGGCCGCATCTTCGTTTTCTTTAGCAGCGAAAAAATAGGAGATACATGCTAAAAGTGCAAAAACAAAGGAAAGAATAACAAATAGATTTCCAATTTTACCAATTCCTAAATGCTCTCCGATGTATTCCATAAAATTTAATTAATTCAATAAGCAATAGGCAAGGGGCAATGTTTTATCAATTGCACCCTGCCTACTGAAGGATTATTTTACTGCTGTTGGTTGGCCTTCATTATATTTTGAAGGACACTTCATTAAAATATCAGAAGCCTCAAACTGTTGCCCATTCATTTGGCCAATCAACACAATTTGTTCCGAACGTTCAAAGTCTTGCGGTTTGTTTTTGTGCAGCACAACTTTACATTCCATTCCTTTATTATCTACCATATAAAAAGTAAATACGTTTGCATCAACTTTCGGATTGTATATAGCTTCTTTTTCTTTATTTAACTTACCAACCACATGGAATTCACTCTCCGGGTCGCTTGCCGCTTCAGCAAAACTTGCATACGTGCTGGTATTGTTTAATGTTGTGAAGATGGCTCCGATGGCAACTGCAATAATGATAATGCCAAGTATGTGTATTTTTTTCATTCTGTTTATTTTTCTTTTTCCAACTTACTTATCTTTCTGTCTAGTAGAATTAAATATCCTGCAATGCCAACAAAAATTAAAGAGATCACAATTACAACTACGTAAATTTTCCCCGATTGATACAATCCTGTGGCCATTTCAATTGGCGCATTTTCTTGTGCAAAACCAGTAGATACTGATAAAAGCAGAGCAATGAAGAGCATTACTTTTTTTAAAATATTAGTCATTGAATAATTTTTTTCTTTTTAATTTTTCTATTCGAACTCTTAATGTAAATATCCATACGGCAATTAAAATCCAACCTATAACAGCTGGG is part of the Bacteroidota bacterium genome and encodes:
- a CDS encoding cytochrome c maturation protein CcmE codes for the protein MKKIHILGIIIIAVAIGAIFTTLNNTSTYASFAEAASDPESEFHVVGKLNKEKEAIYNPKVDANVFTFYMVDNKGMECKVVLHKNKPQDFERSEQIVLIGQMNGQQFEASDILMKCPSKYNEGQPTAVK
- a CDS encoding CcmD family protein; translated protein: MLFIALLLSVSTGFAQENAPIEMATGLYQSGKIYVVVIVISLIFVGIAGYLILLDRKISKLEKEK